The Nymphaea colorata isolate Beijing-Zhang1983 chromosome 7, ASM883128v2, whole genome shotgun sequence DNA window TGTTAAATGTAAGACCTTCCCCCTATATTCTATAATAAGCCTGGGCACCTGGGCCAcggccgggtacccggtacccagcccgccacgggcccgggcccgggcccgggccttgacAAAAGAGTTTTCGGGCCAAATTTATCGGGCtcggctcggcccggcccgataattaCCGGGCCTGCCACTGTGATCGGTGGCGGCCCGATAAGCCCgacatgagtttttttttttttttctttctttaaaaaaatgaacttagaGAATTAGGAACTTAGGGTTATAGgttaggttttcttttcctcttttcgtTTCATTAAGAAATTTCATCGCCGCGAGCTCGAGACTGCCTCCTCTAGTCTTCCACTGTGATCGGCGGCGGCCCGATAAGCCCgacatgagtttttttttttttttttctttctttaaaaaaatgaacttagaGAATTAGGAACTTAGGGTTATAGgttaggttttcttttcctcttttcgtTTCATTAAGAAATTTCATCGCCGCGAGCTCGAGACTGCCTCCTCTAGTCTTTTTCATTGGCCGTCGCCCCTTGGCTGCCTCTTCCGGTCCTTCCGTCGGTCGCTGCCATCGCACAGCTGCTCTACTTGCTTCATCGTCGGTTGCATCAAGTGCTTCTCCAGAGGACTACTTTCTACTGGTAggtgttgttcttgtttttgttattatattAAGTGCACATAGTTTACGTTCGTGCTCATTTTTTGAGTGAGCTAGAGGCTAACAAGTAGCAACCCGCCTCAAAGCCCGGCCCAGCCCGCCCGGCCCTTTAAtaattgggccgggccgggcctcgggccaGCCCGTTTTGAATGCCgggctttgattttttcatttttaacgggccgggccggcccagcccggcccgatgcattctataaggacaaaaatgaaacctaaaaaaaatctctcaTAAAATTATCTAAGTACCCATATGATAAATGTGAAAACATTATCTAAGTACCCATATGATAAAtgtgaaaacatattttcttatgtTAGTCTAAGTAGGTTTTGTGTTCTGGAGATAAAGGACGACCCTCTTCTCTGACGGATAGGTTTCCTTCATGCCTCCCCACACACAACATACAGAGTCTCCTCATATGTTATGGTCCGcttttgttttacatttttaaaagactttttaaggcagttttttaaattaatgagCATATTTTTGTCAAATAATGGCCTTTTTTTCGCAATATTGACCTTTTATTCATTAAATCATTTTACTTTTAAGTGAATTAATTTAATGGACGCtaatattgaaaaaagaaattatttccaacttttctttgtttctcagGTTGAAGGTTCTGTGAccttgttaagaaaaaaaaacacagaaagTCTTTTTCGGAAATTATATGCAAaaggaagaatgaaaaatgaagttttttcctctGACAGTGTTGAGCCTTTCAGGAAACGGCGCTTCTGGAGAATGTTGAGCCTTTATTAGATCACTTCACTTCTCCTGGCTTCGACACAGAAgcaactagagagagagatgggtgaAGGGAAAGCCTCGAGCCTCCTGGTGATCCTTGTTGTCATACTCAGCCTCGTTGCTTTCGGCTTCGCCATAGCAGCGGAGAAGAGGCGGAGTCTCGTAAgtccatctctctctgtctccgtCTCTCTCACGCACGTACACATACGCACAAGGACGTCATAAATACAAAGGCACTGCATTTCTGATTTTGGTATGCCTCTCTTCGACTCTTCCTGCTGTTTCACTTGCTGAGATTCTGTTCGTGCCTTTGAGAATATGATGGTGTCTTTCTACAGTTTTCTGGTTTTCCTTGGTAGAAGGCAGAAGATGAAACGCGTAAATCATAGTctgcattttcccttttttctttattcattgtTGCGAGCCTAATCCAGTACACGCTGAGCAACTGAAACTATCACCAAAGTCATTCTGCTGTTGGTTAAGGAAAAAAGGGAAGCAAAGAAGGTAGCAAAAAATGATTGAATACACATAATAAAAGCCTGAATGAAGTCCCAAAGATTTTAATGATTGTCTAGTTGGGCTGCATTTTAATCAAATCTTTGCACCTTGGTTAATGATTGTCTAGATTTACATCCTCGTTTGTTTTGAGTAAGTTATTTCTCTCTTCACTGTCCCCAACTAGACGGGAAATTTTATTAGAAATGAAATGTAATGTAATATGGCTGCAACAAGAATTCACTAATGGCCAATCAATTTTCCTTATATCAATATGTATTGCTTGAAAGCGAATGGTTCCTTTAAAATTGCGCCGCTTTTGCTCGATCGTATCTTCGTATAAACCAGGCACCTATTTAATGCTTTTACAAGAGGTACTGTCTAGAAGTCTATGCAGGCTGGCGTCACACTTTTTCAGTCTGAAGGAGGAATCCTATTTCAAAGTGTAGTCAAAGAAATATGTCTGATTAAAGCCTGTCTAGTTGGTGGTCAAGGTTTCGTATGGGTCGGGTTAGCAGGACAGTcagaaaatttttacatagaaaATGCTGACGGAATTTGCATTAGGTTATTATGAAATGTTAACAAAGATTGGGTCAAGATTTTAGCATGTAGCTTTCCTAAATAGGATTATGTGTGTAAATTGCAAGTATGAAGAAATCATATCAAGATTTAGTAACATATCTGCTGATTCTTGAGGATTAACTATTAATGCAGAAAAGCAATGGTTTATTCATCGTTAGCTTTGGGCGATGAAAAATTTGTGCTGGTTTCTGTCTTTTCAATGATGATCATGTTGCTAGAGTTTCAACCGTAAGTGGGGACCAGAATAGTTCTTGCCCAGCCGTGATGTACTTAAATTTAAAATGGTAGCCTATAACCGACTGAATAATCCCTCTCTGTAGCAAGTTGGCTGCTTTCTCGGACAAGTTCAGACTCACCGTTTTATGATTAGATTCCTTTAGCCAGCCTGTCCTCTTCACATTTTGGTATGTTTAAGTTTTCTGGATCAGTTCGTTTTCATGCAGTTTGATATTAATGCTATGGAACTATAGTTTCCATTAGCAGGAATCAACAATGGAAATCGGAATCATGAAGTGGTTATTCAAATTTCTAAAGATTAGGAACTTAGGAATCCAGTAGGAAACAGCTTAGTGAACTGTTTAGGAAGTGATATGTCGGATGATATATAGTATTAATGTATCTAAAAAGaggtattagaaaaataaaaactacaatatgaaaaatgatattcagTGAGAGTAAAAGCAAAGTGATGtgtctagtattgggatggctGGGAAGGGCAGAGCAAAAACAGAGTTTTCTTTAGGTTAGCCATGGTGGATGAGGTGGATGGTCTGTGGCTTAATACTTAATAGTTAATAGTAAACCAATTACATGACTGCTGCATGAAGAAGTTTGTGGAGGTTACATGTCGACTCAGCTTTAGGATTTACATGTATTTAATTCGGGAAAAACAGGAGTAGAGTGATGCCATTGTCAAGGACCGTCTGTTCTAGGTTGATGAAAGCGCCATGGTGCCTACGTCACACAGATTCTCCTATAAGGGTTCTGCACCTGTGTTGATGCAGCTGGACACGAGTGTGGTTACAGGACACAGCAACATAATATATGGAATTTTCTTGGtttactttaatattttttttgctttttaatttttatttttatgaattaaaataaTGAGTACATGtgtgttttttattaaaatcttattttatgTGTGTTGTATGTGGTTTTCCTGCACAAATGTGACATAACATGGTGCAAGATGCTGCCCATAGTAGATGAATAAAGGCCTAGTCTCAAACATGCATGGAAAGTCAGGCTCAGGATTGTGTGCCTGCTTCCTTCATGTGAAAATTCCTTCACTTTTCTTTCTGTGTGAATCATCATGGCAAACCTCTCTATGGCATCAGTCTGGACAACCATGCTGTTTATGTGAAAAGGTATTCTCTTAAATGGAAACAAAATAAATTGCTCCTAGATAATTGTTTCTCTGTTTATATCCAAGGCTATGAATATCTTTTGCAGCTTTGCTCCATCAGCTAGCAGGATATCTGCTTGACTATCTCTTTGGGTGTTTGAGTTGGTTCAAGAAATCTTACTTTATTTCTCCAAAAGCGATTCATCTACAATTGCCATTTTTTTCTGCTGGTGAATGAGATtgttgagaaattttgaaagagATAAGATTTGGTTTCAGAAAACATTTATGGGCATTCACTGAATACTACTTGTGAAGTGGTTATCTATTGTGGTGGACCTACTTACATGGGCATAATTGCTACCATTTTTACTCCTGAAAAATAACCTTGTCATCCATAGATGTACTACTTCAATATAATATAGTTCATTCCCCTTGCAATTAAAAAGTAAATAGCTTGTTTAATTGTTTCCTTGTGGATTTGTAATTTTCTAGTAGAAACTGGTAGGCGCCTTTGTCAGCTTGATTTGGAAAGAAAGCAATGGAAACGAAAAGCCACGAGAACATCTGTTGTTAACACTTCCATGTGAGTGTGCTAGTCCTTGAGCTACGTATGCATTAATTCAGGATTGCTACCTCCCGTTATTTCCCAGTGCAGTGTACCAAAGTGCCTAAACATCACCAAGACACATGTTAGaaattaagttaaaaataaTCTGTCTTGATAAGCTACTCCTATCCATTCAGatgttaaaaaaattgcttgacATTTTTTCTGGAAAATACTCTTGAATTTCATAGGTGTGATGTTTGTTTAAGCAGTTAtctatccttctctctctgtgaATCCTTACCCTATTAGAATGTTGTGATTGTTCAACCGTTGCATTTAGATAGATTTCCTGATGTTTTTCTCACTTACGTGCAGGGTCACATTGAGAGTGACGAAAATAATACTACATATTGTGTTTACAACTCAGACGTTGCAACTGGTTATGGGGTAggctcttttttgtttcttctctcaAGTCAATCAGTGCTTATGGGCGTGACAAGGTGCATGTGTTTCGGCAGACCATTAGCACCTGGAGGAAATCGTGCTTTTACAATCATATATTTTGTATCTTCTTGGTAAATGCTTGTGTTCCACCATTTGAAGATACAAATGTACCTAATTTAGGACCCTCCTTATGATTAATCGGTTAGATTCTTGAAACAACGAGTCTTGATCTGTGTCTGTTTCAGGTTTGCTTTCATAATTGGTGAGGCTTGCCTAATTGCTGGTGCAACAAAGAATGCCTACCATACTAAATACAGAAACATGGTTTATGCTGATGATTGGTCTTGTGAATCTTTGCGCAAGGGAATCTTTGCTGCAGGTGCTGCATTTGTAGTATTCACCATGATTCTCAATGTCTTCTATTACATGAGCTTCAGCAAAGCTGTTCATCAAACCACTCATGCAAAACCTTCTATAGGAATGACTGCTAGTCGTGCCTGAGGAACACATTCTGTTTGCAAGGACTTATAGTTACGTCTCCGTTTTTTAATAGTGTGTGTTAATTGCCAATTGGGGGTTGGGGGGTCCTGGGGGGTTGGGTAAATATGGTGGATGTTTAGAGCTACTATGTCATGTCAAACTATACCTCGACGAAAGGGTGAGTACTGGGAAAAAGGTAATGTAAATTTCTTGAAGACTTTCAAGTAGAGAAGGATGTATGTTGTTATTTGATATGTGACATCAGAGGAACTTTTTGTTCCATAATCTTGTGAACAGATGCCAACTGCACAAGCAACTATTTCGGTGAGACATCATATATACTGATTTCCCCTTTCTGGATCCATTTGTGTGGCTTTCAAAATTTCTCTTGCTTGTTTGTGAGTCATCCTTATGGAAGTTATGATATTTTCAGCAGCTGATGATGTGTGACATAGTTACAGATGATCATTCCATTTGTGTGGCTTTCAAAATTTCTCTTGCTTGTTTGTGGTTCATCCTTATGGAACTTATGATATTATCAGCAGCTGATGATATGTGACATAGTTACAGATGATCAGTCGAATGTTTCCAATCCTAAATCATGTGTAAGGTAAGGCCCAAGTCAAATTGTATAATACTGTGGTAGGCTGGTAACAGACAATGTAAGCTGGACAAGCCGCCTCAGAGTAATGATTGAGGGATGAAGAAAACAACGAATCCGTTGGAGTTGCTCAGAGTAGAATTAATAGAACACTGCGTACATTTCAAATAGACCAAGATAGTTAAAGAGGCGTGTATGCTTGCTTTGGCTCATTTAGCGGAAAAGGATAGGCTGTTATGCAACCTGCTCCccaaaccaatgttgtaaaatcgGATCCTGAACGGAATTAAGCTCTGTCAATTCAGTGATTCAGCCAATTCAGGCCGATTCTGACAGCATTTCACCAGACTGTGAATCTACCAAGGCGTCGAAATTACCCGCCAGGTAGGTCTTTTCTACTTTTCAGACTGTTAGTTGAAGATCAGATTTTGTCCTACGTTCCCTGtattttttgagttttgttttgaatgg harbors:
- the LOC116257336 gene encoding uncharacterized protein LOC116257336 isoform X1, with the protein product MGEGKASSLLVILVVILSLVAFGFAIAAEKRRSLGHIESDENNTTYCVYNSDVATGYGVGSFLFLLSSQSVLMGVTRCMCFGRPLAPGGNRAFTIIYFVSSWFAFIIGEACLIAGATKNAYHTKYRNMVYADDWSCESLRKGIFAAGAAFVVFTMILNVFYYMSFSKAVHQTTHAKPSIGMTASRA
- the LOC116257336 gene encoding uncharacterized protein LOC116257336 isoform X2; translated protein: MGEGKASSLLVILVVILSLVAFGFAIAAEKRRSLGHIESDENNTTYCVYNSDVATGYGTISTWRKSCFYNHIFCIFLVCFHNW